A window of Trichomycterus rosablanca isolate fTriRos1 chromosome 5, fTriRos1.hap1, whole genome shotgun sequence contains these coding sequences:
- the pygl gene encoding glycogen phosphorylase, liver form, translating into MATPLTDQEKRKQISIRGIVGVENVAELKKGFNRHLHFTLVKDRNVATPRDYYFALAHTVRDHLVGRWIRTQQYYYEKDPKRVYYLSLEFYMGRALQNTMINLGLQNACDEAIYQLGLDMEDLEDMEEDAGLGNGGLGRLAACFLDSMATLGLAAYGYGIRYEYGIFNQKIKDGWQVEEADDWLRYGNPWEKARPEYMLPVHFYGRVEETEEGSKWVDTQVVLAMPYDTPIPGYMNNTVNTMRLWSARAPNDFNLRDFNVGDYIQAVLDRNLAENISRVLYPNDNFFEGKELRLKQEYFVVAATLQDVIRRFKTSKRRSSTPLSFDSFPEKVAIQLNDTHPAMAIPELMRIFVDIEKLDWDTAWDLTKRTFAYTNHTVLPEALERWPVQLMEKLLPRHLQIIYQINQKHLDHIVSLFPGDMDRLRKMSLVEEDGGKRVNMAHLCIVGSHAVNGVAEIHSNIIKTEVFRDFSELEPGKFQNKTNGITPRRWLLLCNPGLADLIAEAIGEEFVKDLMHLQKLNELVDVDAFIKEVAKVKQDNKRKFAEYLKKEYRVNINPASMFDVHVKRIHEYKRQLLNCLHVITMYNRIKTKPTAPFVPRTVIIGGKAAPGYHMAKMIIKLITSVADVINNDPTIGNKLKVIYLENYRVSLAEKVIPATDLSEQISTAGTEASGTGNMKFMLNGALTIGTMDGANVEMAEEAGKENLFIFGMSVEGVAAMDKKGYDAMQYYNSIPELKQVINQIKSGFFSPKQPDLFSDIITMLFKHDRFKVFADYESYVKCQERVSALYEDQRKWTQMVIKNIAATGKFSSDRTIADYATQIWGVEPTDLKIPPPNEPREAVEDKARARSKK; encoded by the exons ATGGCCACTCCACTCACCGACCAGGAGAAGCGCAAACAAATCAGCATTAGGGGAATCGTTGGAGTGGAAAATGTAGCCGAGCTAAAGAAGGGCTTTAATCGGCACTTGCACTTCACTCTGGTGAAGGACAGAAATGTAGCTACGCCGAGGGATTATTACTTTGCTCTGGCACACACAGTGAGGGATCACCTGGTGGGTCGCTGGATCCGCACCCAGCAGTACTACTATGAAAAAGACCCGAAG CGCGTGTATTATCTCTCTCTGGAGTTTTACATGGGAAGAGCTCTCCAGAACACCATGATTAATCTCGGACTCCAGAATGCCTGTGATGAAGCAATCTAccaa CTGGGCTTGGATATGGAGGATTTGGAGGATATGGAGGAGGATGCTGGATTGGGGAATGGAGGATTGGGCCGATTGGCAG CATGTTTTTTAGACTCTATGGCAACACTGGGATTGGCTGCGTATGGATATGGGATTAGATACGAGTATGGAATCTTCAACCAGAAAATAAAAGACGGCTGGCAG GTGGAGGAAGCCGATGATTGGCTGAGGTATGGAAATCCATGGGAAAAGGCTCGGCCGGAGTACATGCTCCCGGTGCATTTCTATGGACGAGTGGAGGAGACTGAAGAGGGATCCAAATGGGTGGACACACAG GTGGTACTAGCCATGCCATATGACACACCCATAcctggctacatgaacaacactGTGAACACCATGAGACTGTGGTCTGCACGTGCTCCCAATGACTTCAACCTTAGAGACT TCAACGTTGGGGATTACATTCAGGCTGTTCTGGACCGGAATCTGGCAGAGAATATTTCCAGAGTGCTTTACCCCAATGACAAT TTTTTTGAAGGTAAAGAGCTGCGACTGAAACAGGAGTACTTTGTGGTTGCAGCTACTCTGCAGGACGTGATTCGGCGCTTTAAGACTTCTAAAAGGCGTTCCTCAACCCCCTTGTCTTTTGACAGCTTTCCTGAAAAG GTGGCTATTCAACTGAATGATACACACCCTGCCATGGCTATCCCAGAGCTTATGAGGATCTTTGTGGACATTGAGAAATTGGACTGGGACACG gcatgGGATCTTACTAAGCGCACATTTGCGTACACTAATCACACAGTTCTCCCCGAGGCCTTGGAGCGCTGGCCTGTTCAACTGATGGAGAAACTTCTACCACGCCACCTACAGATCATCTACCAGATTAACCAGAAGCACTTGGAT caCATCGTGTCTCTGTTTCCGGGTGACATGGACCGATTGCGCAAAATGTCTCTGGTGGAGGAGGACGGGGGGAAGAGAGTGAACATGGCTCACCTTTGCATTGTTGGATCCCACGCTGTGAACGGAGTAGCGGAGATCCACTCCAACATCATCAAAACCGAAGT GTTCAGAGACTTTAGTGAACTTGAACCAGGAAAGTTCCAGAACAAAACGAATGGAATCACACCACGGCGCTGGCTCCTGCTGTGCAACCCAGGCCTGGCTGACCTAATCGCAGAG GCAATCGGAGAAGAATTTGTGAAGGACCTGATGCATTtacaaaaattaaatgaattggTGGATGTTGATGCCTTCATCAAAGAAGTCGCCAAAGTTAAACAG GACAATAAGAGGAAGTTTGCAGAGTACTTGAAGAAGGAATACAGAGTGAACATAAATCCTGCATCCATGTTTGATGTTCATGTGAAGAGAATTCATGAGTACAAGCGACAGCTTCTCAACTGCCTTCATGTTATCACCATGTACAATC GTATTAAAACCAAGCCAACAGCACCATTTGTACCACGCACTGTGATTATTGGTGGCAAG GCTGCACCTGGATATCACATGGCTAAAATGATCATCAAGCTCATCACCTCGGTTGCAGATGTGATCAATAATGACCCCACTATTGGCAATAAGCTAAAAGTTATATACCTGGAGAACTACAGGGTCTCTTTGGCAGAGAAAG TGATACCTGCTACAGATCTCTCTGAGCAGATCTCCACCGCTGGCACAGAAGCATCGGGTACAGGAAACATGAAGTTCATGCTGAATGGTGCTCTGACTATCGGCACCATGGATGGAGCCAATGTGGAAATGGCAGAGGAAGCTGGCAAGGAAAACCTTTTTATCTTTGGCATGAGTGTGGAGGGAGTGGCAGCAATGGACAAGAAAGG CTATGATGCCATGCAGTACTACAACAGCATCCCGGAGCTGAAGCAGGTTATTAACCAGATTAAGAGTGGCTTCTTCTCACCAAAACAGCCAGATCTGTTTAGTGACATCATCACCATGCTCTTCAAACATGACCG CTTTAAGGTCTTTGCAGACTACGAGTCCTATGTCAAATGTCAGGAGAGAGTCAGTGCTTTGTATGAG